A genomic stretch from Spongiibacter nanhainus includes:
- the moaA gene encoding GTP 3',8-cyclase MoaA gives MTTEIPTLQDRFGRTVDYLRLSVTDRCDFRCVYCMAEDMTFLPRQQILSLEQLYDIAHSFVRLGVKKIRLTGGEPLVRNNVIELINRLGKLEQLEQLHLTTNGARLTQFAGPLREAGLTGINISIDSLRADRFKQLTRFGDLDKVIAGIDAARAQDFRRIKLNAVILKGRNDDEILDLVDFARDRAVDLSFIEEMPLGHIDEHNRALSFCSSDEIREIVSARYPLTPTTESTGGPSRYYMMADSASRIGFISPHSHNFCHLCNRVRLTVEGRLLLCLGNEHSMDLKAIVDRYPGDQARLEAAIVEAMDLKPERHHFDLDDEPQIVRFMNTTGG, from the coding sequence ATGACGACTGAAATACCGACACTGCAAGATCGCTTTGGCCGCACGGTGGACTACCTGCGCCTGTCGGTCACCGACCGCTGCGATTTCCGCTGTGTGTACTGCATGGCGGAGGACATGACCTTTCTGCCCCGCCAGCAAATACTCAGTCTCGAGCAACTTTACGATATTGCTCACAGCTTTGTCCGCCTGGGTGTGAAAAAAATACGTTTAACCGGCGGCGAGCCCCTGGTACGCAATAACGTCATCGAACTGATCAACCGGCTGGGCAAACTGGAGCAGCTTGAGCAGCTCCACCTCACCACCAACGGCGCCCGGCTGACCCAGTTTGCCGGCCCGCTCCGGGAGGCCGGTCTCACCGGCATCAATATCTCCATCGACAGTTTGCGCGCCGACCGCTTCAAGCAACTGACCCGCTTTGGCGACCTCGATAAGGTCATCGCCGGCATCGACGCTGCCCGGGCCCAAGACTTCCGCCGCATCAAGCTCAACGCGGTGATCCTTAAGGGCCGCAACGACGACGAAATCCTCGACCTGGTGGACTTTGCCCGGGACCGCGCCGTCGACCTCAGCTTTATCGAAGAAATGCCCCTGGGCCATATCGACGAACACAACCGGGCGCTCAGTTTCTGCAGCAGCGACGAAATTCGCGAGATCGTCAGCGCCCGCTATCCGCTGACCCCGACCACCGAGAGCACCGGCGGCCCCTCGCGCTATTACATGATGGCGGACAGCGCCAGCCGCATCGGCTTTATCTCTCCCCACAGCCACAACTTCTGCCACCTCTGTAACCGGGTGCGCCTCACCGTGGAAGGTCGCCTGCTGCTGTGTCTGGGCAACGAGCACTCCATGGACCTCAAGGCCATTGTCGACCGCTACCCCGGCGATCAGGCCCGCCTGGAGGCCGCCATTGTCGAGGCCATGGACCTCAAACCCGAGCGCCACCATTTCGATCTCGATGACGAACCCCAGATCGTGCGCTTTATGAATACCACTGGCGGCTAG
- a CDS encoding DUF502 domain-containing protein — protein MNKFNRFISQSFVGGVLVIAPIIIFLLAFRWAINAVRGLIQPLTAPLIKLTGAPPLFIDLLVVALIILVCFLVGTLIATNVGRLAQHYLENKLSRFAPGYRLIRDIIKQVLGNDADSPFKRGEVAIVQLYGLQSPARVTGIVTSRHGNGWYSVFVPTGPNPTSGFIYHLPEECVELRPDIKLDAAFKSIIACGAGSADLGVTRGFAGHKEMTTEHAG, from the coding sequence ATGAACAAGTTCAATCGTTTTATCAGTCAGTCCTTTGTCGGCGGCGTGTTGGTCATCGCCCCCATCATTATTTTTCTGCTGGCCTTTCGCTGGGCCATCAATGCGGTGCGGGGCTTGATTCAGCCACTCACGGCGCCGCTGATCAAACTGACCGGGGCACCGCCACTCTTTATCGATTTGCTGGTGGTGGCACTGATTATCCTGGTGTGCTTCCTGGTGGGTACGCTGATCGCCACCAATGTCGGCCGCTTGGCGCAACATTACCTGGAGAACAAGCTGTCCCGTTTTGCCCCAGGTTATCGGCTGATCCGCGACATTATCAAACAGGTGCTGGGCAACGACGCCGACTCCCCCTTCAAGCGCGGCGAGGTGGCCATCGTCCAACTCTACGGCCTGCAATCACCGGCGCGGGTTACCGGCATCGTCACCAGCCGTCATGGCAACGGCTGGTACTCGGTGTTTGTCCCCACTGGCCCCAACCCCACCTCGGGCTTTATCTACCACTTGCCTGAGGAGTGTGTGGAACTGCGCCCCGATATCAAATTGGACGCCGCCTTTAAATCCATTATTGCCTGTGGCGCTGGCTCGGCAGATTTGGGAGTAACCCGAGGCTTTGCCGGGCACAAAGAGATGACTACCGAACACGCCGGCTAA
- a CDS encoding cupin domain-containing protein has product MACHPSSKALTKEALIQALALDPHVEGGYFRRTYTSPVTVAPVDSAPVETAPVDTDSGKAAMSSIFYLLTEDSPVGHLHRNRSDILHFWQAGDPLRYTLLSPEGELRTVIVGPNVVAGQQLQLLVPGGTWKASALMAEHSSAGYGLISEAVCPGFDFADHSMADAEQIKRRYPQHWPTLASLVRP; this is encoded by the coding sequence GTGGCCTGCCACCCCTCCAGCAAGGCACTGACCAAAGAGGCGCTGATTCAGGCACTGGCGCTGGATCCCCATGTGGAGGGAGGCTACTTTCGCCGCACCTACACTTCTCCGGTGACTGTCGCCCCAGTAGATAGCGCCCCAGTAGAGACTGCCCCGGTGGATACCGATTCCGGCAAAGCGGCGATGAGCAGTATTTTCTATCTGCTCACCGAAGACAGCCCGGTGGGCCATCTTCACCGCAACCGCTCCGATATCCTGCACTTCTGGCAGGCTGGCGACCCACTCCGCTACACTCTGCTCTCTCCAGAGGGCGAACTACGTACAGTGATAGTGGGCCCCAATGTGGTGGCGGGCCAGCAATTACAGCTGCTGGTCCCCGGCGGCACCTGGAAGGCCTCAGCACTGATGGCGGAGCACAGTAGTGCCGGCTACGGACTGATCAGTGAAGCGGTGTGCCCGGGCTTTGATTTTGCCGACCACAGCATGGCCGACGCTGAGCAGATCAAGCGCCGCTATCCACAGCACTGGCCAACACTGGCGTCCCTGGTGCGCCCCTGA
- a CDS encoding AAA family ATPase has translation MSHSNPARNNIDSLIANLAEQGYIASEAIATTLYLAQQLQRPILIEGPPGVGKTELANATAAMLELPLHRLQCYEGLDESKALYDWKYSKQLLYVQVLKEQLAEILGGADTLSSAVDRLHGFDDIFYSERFLEPRPLLKALQSDAGAVLLIDEIDKADYEFESLLLEILADFQVSIPEIGRLGAKVPPLVMLTSNNTRDLSDALKRRCLHLYIPFPETALEQRIVQSRVPDVPEQLRKQLVEFVHNVRSLDLKKQPAISETIDWARGLILLHAEHLDRQLVSDSLNLLLKYEEDIAIVTPEIPDLLKGHRPGA, from the coding sequence ATGAGCCACAGCAATCCCGCCCGCAACAACATCGATAGCCTGATCGCGAATCTGGCGGAGCAGGGCTATATCGCCAGCGAGGCCATCGCCACCACCCTCTATCTGGCGCAACAGCTTCAGCGCCCGATCCTGATAGAGGGGCCACCCGGGGTGGGCAAAACCGAGCTGGCCAACGCCACCGCCGCCATGCTGGAACTACCCCTGCACCGCCTGCAATGCTACGAAGGCCTGGACGAAAGCAAGGCGCTTTACGATTGGAAATACAGCAAGCAATTGCTGTATGTGCAGGTGCTCAAGGAACAGCTGGCAGAGATTCTCGGCGGCGCCGACACCTTGAGTTCAGCGGTGGATCGCCTGCATGGCTTCGACGATATTTTCTACTCCGAGCGCTTTTTGGAGCCGCGCCCCCTGCTCAAGGCCTTGCAAAGCGATGCCGGCGCGGTATTGCTGATCGACGAGATCGACAAGGCCGACTACGAGTTCGAATCCCTGCTGCTGGAAATCCTCGCCGACTTCCAGGTCAGCATCCCCGAAATCGGCCGTTTGGGCGCCAAGGTACCGCCGCTGGTAATGCTGACCAGCAACAATACCCGGGATCTCAGCGATGCCCTCAAACGCCGCTGCCTACACCTCTACATTCCCTTTCCCGAGACCGCCCTGGAGCAGCGCATCGTCCAGAGCCGGGTGCCGGATGTGCCCGAGCAACTGCGCAAGCAGCTGGTGGAATTTGTCCACAACGTGCGCTCCCTGGACCTAAAGAAGCAGCCCGCCATTAGCGAGACCATCGACTGGGCCCGGGGCCTGATTTTGCTTCATGCCGAGCACCTTGACCGCCAGCTGGTCAGCGACAGCCTCAATCTATTGCTCAAGTACGAAGAGGACATCGCCATCGTCACCCCGGAAATTCCCGACCTCCTCAAGGGACACCGGCCGGGGGCGTAA
- a CDS encoding VWA domain-containing protein: MDAPLLQFIRHLRHHGVAVSPSETLDAMQVAAALGYADRSLLYHGLRTSLAKSEEDQEAFARCFGQFFQFDPSPTAGNDTESADGEAREDAEGDTPDEPGNGDGGGQSQGGGGGMGLSERDNQEAFAEVMQAAADVGLENMTLSTQRGIYRMRMLDALNDKQRRAQIAELEAGDAEQQAQAQWLQGQRDAQLEMIQALMDRQLLLNNNAASRAYQEQLIQQSNIAALDRYYRDRLPPLIRKLAKKLAAKHRQRHRRAKRGKLDVGKTLRRSIAYDGIPFERHWRNTRREKSDIYVLCDLSGSVSSWSEVLLLFVQSLAGVLPHTRTFVFCGPSVEVSELFKQHDPDTALALIQQRHGMGASDYGAALRTFRDQVIDTVNRRSTVIILGDGRNNGGDPGLEALRELYLRSRLVLWFNPEARSRWQSGDSEIRRYQTACHYVAECGSVQKLERLLDGLLTLLL, encoded by the coding sequence ATGGACGCACCGCTGCTGCAGTTTATTCGACACCTGCGCCACCACGGCGTGGCGGTGTCGCCCTCGGAAACCCTCGACGCCATGCAGGTCGCCGCAGCGCTGGGTTATGCCGACCGCAGCCTGCTCTACCACGGGCTGCGCACCAGCCTGGCCAAATCCGAGGAAGATCAGGAAGCCTTTGCCCGCTGCTTCGGCCAGTTTTTTCAGTTTGATCCCTCCCCAACGGCAGGCAACGACACCGAATCTGCCGATGGCGAAGCTCGCGAGGATGCCGAGGGCGATACCCCGGACGAGCCCGGCAATGGCGATGGCGGCGGGCAGAGCCAGGGCGGTGGCGGCGGTATGGGCCTCAGCGAGCGGGATAACCAGGAGGCCTTCGCCGAAGTGATGCAGGCCGCCGCCGACGTGGGCCTGGAGAATATGACCCTGTCCACCCAGCGGGGCATCTACCGTATGCGCATGCTGGACGCCCTTAATGACAAGCAGCGGCGGGCACAGATCGCCGAGTTAGAGGCTGGCGATGCCGAACAGCAAGCCCAAGCTCAATGGCTGCAGGGCCAGCGGGACGCGCAACTGGAGATGATCCAGGCACTGATGGATCGCCAGTTGTTGCTGAACAATAACGCCGCCAGCCGCGCCTACCAGGAACAGCTCATACAACAGAGCAATATCGCCGCCCTGGACCGCTACTACCGCGACCGGCTGCCGCCGCTGATCCGCAAACTGGCCAAAAAGCTGGCCGCCAAACACCGTCAGCGCCATCGCCGGGCCAAGCGGGGCAAGCTGGACGTGGGCAAAACCCTGCGCCGCAGCATTGCCTACGACGGTATTCCCTTTGAACGCCACTGGCGCAATACCCGGCGGGAAAAAAGCGATATCTATGTGCTCTGTGACCTCAGCGGCTCGGTAAGCAGCTGGTCGGAAGTGCTGTTGTTGTTTGTGCAGTCTCTGGCCGGGGTGCTGCCCCACACCCGCACCTTTGTATTCTGCGGCCCCAGCGTGGAGGTCAGCGAGCTGTTCAAACAGCACGACCCCGACACCGCGCTGGCGCTCATCCAACAGCGCCACGGCATGGGCGCCAGTGACTACGGCGCCGCCCTGCGCACCTTTCGGGACCAGGTCATCGACACGGTGAACCGCCGCTCCACGGTGATTATCCTCGGCGACGGCCGCAACAACGGCGGCGACCCAGGCCTGGAGGCCCTGCGGGAGTTATATCTGCGCTCGCGGCTGGTGCTGTGGTTCAATCCCGAGGCCCGCAGCCGCTGGCAGTCCGGTGACTCTGAGATTCGCCGCTACCAGACCGCCTGCCACTATGTGGCCGAATGTGGCAGTGTGCAGAAACTGGAACGCTTATTGGATGGTCTATTAACCTTATTGCTGTGA
- a CDS encoding aromatic ring-hydroxylating oxygenase subunit alpha yields MTAVAIQRYPMPMPFGWFAVSYSDELAVGESRAVHYFGQELVLFRTESGRAVLMEAYCPHLGAHLGHGIHEQSGKGGGRIEGENIVCPFHSWKFNPDGECAEVPYAKNMPPKIKGKKCLKSFPLRETNQVIWAWYHPDGESPKWEVIEHDEANSSDWSPLERYEWIIDTHNQEMAENAADPAHFKYVHGTASFPEWETTYDGPFSRGLQKANMPTPRGEVKGAIHTGSAGPGQGFTKFEGIADTFLMGLTTPISEEQVHVRFAFTQPKVDGEVKKGGVNAAIIANIVGQLEEDKPIWEHKIYRPLPILCDGDGPIAKFRKWFGQFYAGGFDPKSL; encoded by the coding sequence ATGACTGCCGTCGCCATTCAACGTTACCCCATGCCCATGCCTTTTGGCTGGTTTGCTGTTTCCTATTCCGATGAGCTGGCTGTGGGTGAATCCCGAGCCGTTCACTACTTTGGCCAGGAGTTGGTGCTGTTCCGCACGGAAAGCGGTCGCGCCGTGCTGATGGAGGCCTACTGCCCCCACCTGGGTGCCCACCTCGGTCACGGCATTCACGAGCAGTCCGGCAAGGGCGGCGGTCGCATTGAGGGCGAGAACATCGTCTGTCCTTTCCACTCCTGGAAGTTTAATCCCGACGGTGAGTGTGCCGAGGTGCCCTACGCCAAGAATATGCCTCCCAAAATCAAGGGCAAGAAATGCCTCAAGTCCTTCCCGCTGCGGGAGACCAATCAGGTGATCTGGGCCTGGTACCACCCCGATGGCGAGTCACCCAAGTGGGAAGTCATTGAGCACGACGAGGCCAACAGCAGCGACTGGTCGCCACTGGAGCGCTACGAGTGGATCATCGACACCCACAACCAGGAAATGGCGGAGAACGCCGCCGACCCCGCTCACTTTAAATATGTCCACGGCACCGCGTCCTTCCCGGAGTGGGAGACCACCTACGACGGTCCGTTCTCTCGCGGTCTACAAAAAGCCAACATGCCCACCCCTCGGGGTGAGGTGAAGGGTGCGATTCACACCGGTAGCGCCGGCCCCGGCCAGGGCTTTACCAAGTTTGAAGGGATTGCCGATACCTTCCTGATGGGGCTGACCACTCCCATCAGCGAAGAGCAGGTGCATGTGCGCTTTGCCTTTACCCAGCCCAAAGTGGACGGTGAAGTGAAAAAGGGCGGCGTTAACGCCGCCATCATCGCCAATATCGTCGGCCAGCTGGAAGAAGACAAGCCGATTTGGGAGCACAAGATCTACCGCCCCCTGCCGATTCTGTGTGACGGCGATGGGCCCATTGCCAAGTTCCGCAAATGGTTTGGTCAGTTCTACGCCGGCGGCTTTGATCCCAAATCCCTGTAG
- a CDS encoding Dyp-type peroxidase, translating to MPTPQPGIFAERTHSHMLLEYQLKDGVDDASLCRALGAAVRGEGQTAEVTELTGQQSPVNVVWAFGADCWARLDGDAPKGLRSFAGAGKGDTVAPATQRDIFIWFHGDNHSANFDAALAAHRALTAVAEPLLDKNGFFYWDSRDLSGFVDGTENPEGDEQKEVALIPDGEPGAGGSYVFSQQWIHKLDAMHALSQADQEKMIGRTKLDSVELKGDAMPDNSHVSRSDVKVDGVGQKLYRRSVPYGGVTESGLYFLAFSRDIERYERILASMFGTSGDGVHDRLTEMSTPVTGSYWFAPSAEELSRIADF from the coding sequence ATGCCCACGCCTCAGCCCGGCATCTTTGCCGAGCGCACCCACTCCCACATGCTGCTCGAGTATCAACTGAAGGACGGGGTCGATGACGCCAGCCTGTGCCGGGCCCTGGGCGCCGCCGTGCGCGGGGAAGGGCAGACCGCCGAGGTGACCGAGCTAACCGGCCAGCAGAGCCCGGTCAATGTGGTGTGGGCCTTTGGTGCCGACTGCTGGGCCCGGCTCGATGGCGACGCACCGAAAGGGCTGCGGTCCTTTGCCGGTGCGGGCAAAGGCGACACCGTGGCACCGGCCACCCAGCGGGATATTTTTATCTGGTTCCACGGCGACAACCACAGTGCCAACTTTGACGCCGCGCTGGCCGCCCATCGAGCCCTGACGGCGGTGGCCGAGCCGCTGTTGGATAAAAATGGCTTTTTCTACTGGGACTCCCGGGACCTGTCCGGCTTTGTCGATGGCACTGAAAACCCCGAGGGCGATGAGCAAAAAGAAGTGGCGTTGATTCCCGACGGTGAACCCGGTGCCGGCGGCAGCTATGTGTTTTCCCAGCAGTGGATTCACAAGCTGGACGCCATGCATGCCCTGTCCCAGGCCGACCAGGAAAAGATGATCGGCCGCACCAAGCTGGACAGCGTCGAACTCAAGGGCGATGCCATGCCGGATAACTCCCACGTCAGCCGTAGCGACGTCAAGGTAGACGGTGTGGGCCAGAAGCTCTACCGCCGCAGTGTGCCCTATGGCGGTGTGACGGAAAGTGGCCTGTACTTTTTGGCCTTCAGCCGGGATATCGAGCGCTACGAGCGGATACTGGCCAGTATGTTTGGCACCAGTGGCGATGGTGTGCACGATCGTCTGACCGAAATGTCGACGCCGGTGACCGGAAGTTATTGGTTTGCGCCCAGTGCTGAGGAACTTTCTCGTATAGCCGACTTCTAA